Proteins from one Chroococcidiopsis sp. CCMEE 29 genomic window:
- a CDS encoding aldehyde dehydrogenase codes for MLTQSLVSDIIHQQRDFFKTGKTKDVAFRIAQLKTLKQAIVEHQPAIIQALRADLNKPEFETYTTEVGVIKEIDYAIKHIKSWTKPKKAAISVEQLPGFARIYPEPLGVVLIVGPWNYPFQLMISPLVGAIAAGNCAMLKPSELASHTSSVLAEIIQKHFDPAYIAVVEGGVEISKQLLAEKFDHIFFTGGTAVGKIVMEAAAKHLTPVTLELGGKSPCIVDADANIENTARRIAWGKFINAGQTCIAPDYLLVNQTIKQDLLDSIKKCIQEFYGDEPAASPDYGRIINQKQFARLAKFLQDGEIIMGGETNSDENYIAPTVIDSVSLEAPVMQEEIFGPILPVISYNDIQEAIAIVNEKPKPLALYLFTRNKNLQQRVLQETSSGGVCINDTVMQVGVSSLPFGGVGDSGIGSYHGKASFDTFSHYKSVLNKSLWLDPKFRYAPYQGKLQLIKRLIG; via the coding sequence ATGCTCACTCAATCACTCGTCAGTGACATCATCCACCAACAACGAGACTTTTTTAAAACTGGTAAAACCAAAGATGTTGCTTTTCGCATTGCCCAGCTAAAAACGCTGAAACAGGCAATCGTCGAGCATCAACCAGCCATTATTCAGGCATTGAGAGCAGATCTGAATAAACCAGAATTTGAAACTTATACCACAGAAGTTGGAGTAATCAAGGAAATTGACTATGCCATTAAACATATCAAATCTTGGACTAAGCCTAAGAAAGCTGCAATTTCAGTTGAGCAACTTCCTGGGTTTGCGCGCATTTATCCAGAACCGTTAGGTGTTGTCCTGATCGTAGGTCCTTGGAACTACCCATTTCAGCTGATGATTTCGCCGTTGGTGGGTGCGATCGCAGCGGGTAATTGTGCCATGCTTAAACCCTCAGAACTTGCCTCTCATACCTCTAGTGTCTTAGCTGAGATTATCCAAAAGCATTTTGATCCCGCTTATATTGCAGTAGTAGAAGGGGGAGTCGAAATCAGTAAGCAGCTATTGGCAGAAAAATTTGACCATATCTTTTTTACGGGTGGCACTGCGGTTGGCAAAATTGTCATGGAGGCAGCGGCAAAACATCTCACACCCGTTACGCTTGAGCTAGGTGGTAAAAGCCCTTGTATTGTAGATGCTGATGCCAACATTGAAAACACCGCCAGAAGAATTGCTTGGGGCAAGTTTATCAATGCTGGTCAAACTTGCATCGCCCCCGACTATCTTCTAGTCAATCAAACCATCAAGCAAGATTTGCTGGATAGCATCAAAAAATGTATTCAAGAATTTTATGGTGATGAACCAGCAGCTAGTCCTGACTATGGCAGAATTATCAATCAAAAGCAATTTGCTCGGTTAGCTAAATTCCTCCAAGACGGTGAAATTATTATGGGGGGAGAAACCAACTCAGATGAGAATTATATTGCTCCGACGGTGATTGATTCTGTCTCGCTAGAAGCGCCAGTCATGCAGGAAGAAATTTTTGGTCCGATTCTGCCTGTGATTTCATACAATGACATTCAAGAGGCGATCGCCATAGTTAACGAAAAACCAAAACCGCTGGCTTTGTACTTATTTACTAGAAACAAAAACCTGCAACAGCGAGTTTTGCAGGAAACCTCATCTGGTGGAGTTTGTATTAATGACACAGTAATGCAGGTTGGTGTCTCTTCTTTACCCTTTGGTGGTGTCGGTGATAGCGGCATTGGTAGCTATCATGGTAAAGCCAGTTTTGATACATTCTCTCATTACAAAAGTGTTTTGAATAAATCTTTATGGCTCGACCCCAAATTCCGATATGCTCCTTATCAGGGTAAATTGCAGCTGATAAAGCGACTCATCGGTTAG
- a CDS encoding sulfite oxidase-like oxidoreductase codes for MLGKFFQKPEGEQSDRVPPGQYLTKGFPVLTYGETPRISTEEWQFRVWGLGKPATFTWEDFMALPQFDFTADFHCVTRWSKLDVKWTGVKVTDFMRLIEVDPQAVHVMEHCYGGYTTNISLSDLTLEENFFAHTLFGEPLPAEHGGPMRLVVPHLYAWKSAKWINGLEFLDNEELGFWERNGYHRRGEPWAEERYSSFGF; via the coding sequence ATGTTAGGAAAATTTTTCCAAAAACCAGAGGGAGAACAGAGCGATCGCGTCCCTCCTGGTCAATACCTAACTAAGGGTTTCCCGGTCCTCACCTACGGTGAAACTCCCAGAATCAGCACGGAAGAATGGCAGTTTCGGGTATGGGGTCTGGGAAAACCTGCCACCTTTACCTGGGAAGACTTTATGGCACTGCCCCAATTCGATTTCACAGCAGATTTTCACTGTGTAACACGCTGGTCTAAACTTGATGTCAAATGGACTGGCGTTAAAGTAACAGACTTCATGCGCCTGATTGAGGTAGATCCACAAGCTGTCCATGTCATGGAACACTGCTACGGCGGTTATACCACCAATATTTCGCTGTCTGATTTGACGCTGGAAGAGAACTTTTTTGCTCACACCTTATTCGGTGAACCACTGCCAGCCGAACATGGCGGTCCGATGCGGCTAGTCGTTCCCCACCTCTACGCCTGGAAGAGTGCCAAGTGGATTAATGGTCTGGAGTTTCTAGATAACGAAGAATTGGGTTTTTGGGAGCGCAATGGCTACCACCGCCGGGGAGAACCGTGGGCTGAAGAACGGTATAGCAGTTTTGGATTTTAG